In Vibrio sp. STUT-A11, a genomic segment contains:
- a CDS encoding FAD-binding oxidoreductase produces MNKHTDSFYAHSVPNMPDYQQLQDNIECDVCVVGAGFSGLSSALHLAEKGFKVVVLESAKVGFGATGRNGGQIVNSYSRDVDVIESRYDQRQAKALCDMIFEGGDIIRGLVDKYDIECDLKQGGLFTALNKKQLKGLEEHKKNWERYGNDQLTMLDAGEVEKAVGTKAYTGGLLDMRGGHIHPLKLALGEAAAFISLGGQLFEQSAVVSIEKGINPVVKTAQGSVKSKYVVLAGNAYLGGLAPNISNKAIPCGTQVVATQPLSEDQLKQVLTSDYCVEDCNYLLDYFRLTADKRLLFGGGVVYGARDPENVEALIRPNMEKVFPQLKGIKIDYAWTGNFLLTYSRMPQFGSFADNIYYLQGYSGHGVTCTHLAGKLLAEALTGHAERFDAFAALKHYSFPGGRHFQIPFTAMGAAYYNLRDKLAI; encoded by the coding sequence ATGAACAAGCATACGGATTCGTTCTACGCGCACTCTGTGCCAAACATGCCGGACTACCAACAACTTCAAGACAACATCGAGTGTGATGTGTGTGTGGTTGGCGCAGGTTTCTCAGGTCTCTCTTCTGCACTGCATCTTGCAGAAAAAGGTTTCAAAGTCGTTGTGCTAGAAAGTGCAAAAGTAGGTTTTGGAGCAACTGGTCGTAACGGTGGCCAGATCGTCAACAGTTACAGCCGAGATGTTGATGTTATTGAAAGCCGTTACGACCAACGCCAGGCAAAAGCGCTGTGCGACATGATCTTTGAAGGCGGCGACATCATCCGTGGTCTGGTTGATAAATACGACATTGAATGTGATTTGAAACAAGGTGGCTTGTTCACAGCGCTGAATAAGAAACAGCTTAAAGGTCTTGAAGAGCATAAGAAAAACTGGGAACGCTACGGCAACGATCAGCTCACTATGTTAGACGCAGGTGAAGTGGAAAAAGCGGTCGGCACTAAAGCTTATACCGGTGGTTTACTGGACATGCGTGGTGGTCATATTCATCCGCTTAAATTGGCGTTAGGTGAAGCGGCGGCGTTTATCTCACTTGGCGGTCAACTGTTTGAACAGTCTGCGGTGGTGTCGATTGAAAAAGGCATAAACCCTGTAGTGAAAACAGCGCAAGGCAGTGTTAAGAGTAAGTACGTTGTACTAGCGGGTAACGCTTATCTTGGCGGTCTGGCACCAAATATCAGTAACAAAGCGATCCCTTGTGGTACGCAAGTAGTCGCAACTCAGCCTCTAAGCGAAGATCAACTTAAGCAAGTACTGACCAGCGACTACTGTGTTGAAGACTGTAACTACCTATTAGACTACTTCCGCCTAACAGCCGACAAACGTCTGTTGTTTGGAGGTGGCGTTGTTTACGGTGCTCGTGACCCAGAAAACGTCGAGGCGCTTATTCGTCCGAACATGGAAAAAGTATTCCCGCAATTAAAAGGCATTAAGATCGATTATGCATGGACAGGTAACTTCCTGCTGACTTATTCACGTATGCCTCAGTTTGGTTCTTTTGCGGACAACATTTACTACTTACAAGGTTACAGTGGCCACGGTGTTACTTGTACGCACCTTGCCGGTAAACTTTTAGCGGAAGCGTTAACCGGACATGCAGAACGCTTTGATGCGTTTGCAGCACTAAAACACTACTCGTTCCCGGGTGGCCGTCATTTCCAAATTCCATTTACAGCAATGGGTGCGGCTTACTACAACCTACGTGACAAACTAGCGATTTAA
- the aguB gene encoding N-carbamoylputrescine amidase, which translates to MSKVVKFAALQLTKSWDLEDNLEKAKKAIREAAQNGANVILPQELFAAPYFCKKQEAKYFELAEETENCRLIKEMSALAKELGVVIPVSYFEKAGNTFFNSLVMIDADGTVLENYRKSHIPDGPGYSEKYYFSPGDTGFKVWQTKFGKFGAGICWDQWFPELARSLALHGAEAIFYPTAIGSEPQDPTLDSRDHWQRTMQGHSAANLVPVIASNRVGTEVDDGIETTFYGSSFITDHTGAKIAEAPREGETIIYAEIDLEATAKARHAWGLFRDRRPELYTSVGKLAV; encoded by the coding sequence ATGAGCAAAGTAGTTAAATTTGCAGCTCTTCAACTGACTAAGAGCTGGGATCTGGAAGATAACCTAGAAAAAGCCAAAAAGGCGATTCGTGAAGCGGCACAAAATGGTGCGAATGTGATTCTTCCTCAGGAACTCTTCGCAGCGCCTTACTTCTGCAAAAAACAAGAAGCAAAATATTTTGAATTAGCGGAAGAAACAGAGAATTGCCGCCTTATCAAAGAGATGAGTGCTTTGGCTAAAGAGCTGGGTGTGGTTATTCCTGTTAGCTATTTTGAAAAAGCGGGTAACACCTTTTTTAACTCGCTAGTGATGATTGATGCAGACGGCACGGTTCTGGAAAACTACCGTAAATCTCATATCCCTGATGGTCCGGGCTACAGTGAAAAGTACTACTTTAGCCCTGGTGATACTGGCTTCAAAGTATGGCAAACCAAGTTTGGTAAGTTTGGAGCAGGCATTTGCTGGGATCAATGGTTCCCAGAGTTGGCACGCAGTCTGGCTCTGCATGGCGCAGAAGCGATTTTCTACCCAACGGCAATTGGCTCAGAGCCACAAGATCCAACATTGGACTCTCGTGACCACTGGCAGCGTACGATGCAAGGTCACTCTGCGGCAAACTTAGTGCCGGTGATCGCATCAAACCGAGTTGGTACAGAAGTGGATGACGGCATTGAAACGACGTTCTACGGATCTTCTTTCATTACTGACCACACGGGTGCAAAAATTGCGGAAGCACCACGTGAAGGCGAGACAATCATTTACGCAGAGATCGACCTAGAAGCAACAGCAAAAGCTCGTCACGCTTGGGGTCTGTTCCGCGACCGTCGTCCTGAGCTATACACAAGCGTTGGAAAGTTAGCTGTTTAA
- the aguA gene encoding agmatine deiminase — protein MKLSTTPAQDGFYFPAEFQPVSEVWLAWPERRDNWRDGAVPAQETFARIANAIVDVTKVSVAVCSHNFDRARKLLHPDVRLVEIPFNDAWMRDIGPTVVVNQMGDRRGISWKFNAWGGEYNGLYENWQQDDLVAGSVCDIIGIDYYRAPFVLEGGAIHTDGEGTLYTTEECLLSPGRNPHLSKTEIEQQLKAYLGIEKVIWVPNGLFNDETDGHVDNLLHVIAPGKVVLSWTDDPSDPQYELSRQAEKALKSQQDAKGRDIEIVRLPLPGPLHYSETEASGIDVSAGMSRQAGERLSASYANFLIVNDHVFLPMLDEETDAIAIEILQNAMPEHQIIAIPSREVLLGGGNIHCITQQIPA, from the coding sequence ATGAAGTTATCTACAACTCCAGCACAAGATGGCTTCTATTTTCCGGCTGAATTTCAGCCGGTAAGTGAAGTCTGGCTAGCTTGGCCCGAAAGACGTGATAACTGGCGTGACGGTGCGGTTCCTGCTCAGGAGACGTTTGCCAGAATCGCCAACGCAATTGTCGACGTGACCAAAGTGAGTGTTGCAGTGTGCTCTCACAACTTTGACCGCGCGCGAAAGTTGCTTCATCCCGACGTTCGTTTGGTAGAAATCCCATTTAACGATGCGTGGATGCGAGATATTGGCCCAACGGTTGTTGTGAATCAAATGGGCGATCGCCGAGGTATTAGCTGGAAGTTCAATGCTTGGGGCGGGGAATACAATGGCCTGTATGAAAACTGGCAGCAAGATGATTTAGTTGCAGGTTCCGTGTGCGACATCATCGGTATTGATTACTACCGCGCCCCGTTTGTACTTGAAGGCGGCGCGATTCATACCGATGGAGAAGGGACGCTTTATACGACTGAAGAGTGTCTGCTTAGCCCGGGTCGCAACCCACACTTGAGCAAAACGGAAATCGAACAGCAGTTAAAAGCATATCTAGGCATCGAAAAAGTCATTTGGGTTCCAAATGGTTTATTCAATGACGAAACTGATGGCCACGTGGATAACCTGCTGCATGTGATTGCACCGGGTAAAGTCGTGTTGAGTTGGACTGACGATCCTAGTGATCCGCAGTACGAGCTTTCCAGACAAGCTGAAAAAGCGCTGAAATCACAGCAAGATGCAAAGGGACGCGATATCGAGATTGTTCGTTTACCTTTACCAGGTCCGCTACATTACAGCGAAACAGAGGCCAGTGGCATTGATGTGAGTGCAGGAATGAGCCGACAAGCAGGTGAGCGCCTCAGTGCGTCATACGCGAATTTCCTCATTGTTAACGACCATGTATTTTTGCCGATGCTCGATGAAGAAACGGATGCGATCGCAATCGAAATTTTGCAAAACGCGATGCCAGAGCATCAAATCATTGCTATACCGTCAAGAGAAGTGCTGCTTGGCGGTGGAAATATTCACTGCATTACACAGCAGATCCCAGCTTAA
- a CDS encoding NAD-dependent succinate-semialdehyde dehydrogenase has protein sequence MEQIKNKSLLSFMVASEVQGTAVTNPATGEVLGYAPVTTETDILDGIERASVAQKEWAALPAKTRSGLLNRWYQLLLENKEDLGRLMTLEQGKPLAEAQGEVLYGASFIEWFAEEAKRTYGETIPSPSADKRLVTIKQPIGVACAITPWNFPIAMITRKAGPALAAGCTFIVKPSEATPFSAFAVAELAYQAGIPRDVLQVVLGESSRQIGAIFTSHPLIRKLSFTGSTQVGSVLMQQSAGDIKRTSMELGGNAPFIVFDDADIDAAVTGAMASKFRNAGQTCVCANRFYVHSKVYDEFVTKFDAAVQQLKVGNGLEEGVNIGPVISESAKQGIQALIDGAIEQGANPVTELKELDGLFMQPVVLKDVTHDMKIVSEEIFGPVAPVIRFETDEQLIEMANDTIYGLASYFYSQNIHRVWKIAEALEYGMVGINEGMISTEVAPFGGVKQSGIGREGAKQGIDEYMDVKYLCFGGN, from the coding sequence ATGGAACAGATTAAAAACAAAAGCCTTCTTTCGTTCATGGTGGCGAGTGAAGTGCAAGGCACAGCGGTAACCAACCCAGCCACGGGCGAAGTGCTTGGCTACGCGCCAGTGACGACTGAAACCGACATTCTAGACGGTATTGAACGCGCTAGCGTTGCACAAAAAGAATGGGCGGCGCTGCCAGCGAAAACTCGCTCTGGCTTACTTAATCGTTGGTACCAACTTCTGTTAGAAAATAAAGAAGATCTTGGACGTCTGATGACGCTAGAGCAAGGCAAGCCGTTGGCTGAAGCTCAAGGCGAAGTTCTTTACGGTGCAAGCTTTATCGAATGGTTTGCAGAAGAAGCGAAACGTACTTATGGTGAAACCATTCCATCGCCAAGTGCAGACAAGCGATTGGTGACCATCAAGCAGCCAATTGGTGTTGCGTGTGCCATCACGCCTTGGAACTTCCCGATTGCAATGATCACGCGTAAAGCGGGTCCGGCATTAGCGGCAGGTTGTACTTTTATCGTGAAACCGTCAGAAGCCACGCCATTTTCTGCATTTGCAGTGGCCGAACTCGCTTACCAAGCGGGTATTCCAAGAGACGTACTTCAAGTTGTTCTTGGGGAAAGCTCTCGTCAGATTGGTGCGATTTTTACGTCACACCCACTAATTCGTAAGCTTTCGTTTACTGGTTCAACTCAGGTTGGCAGTGTGCTAATGCAGCAAAGTGCGGGTGATATTAAACGTACATCAATGGAGCTGGGTGGCAATGCACCATTCATCGTATTTGATGATGCAGATATCGATGCCGCAGTAACTGGTGCAATGGCGTCGAAATTCCGTAATGCGGGTCAAACTTGTGTTTGTGCTAACCGTTTCTACGTACACAGCAAAGTGTATGACGAGTTTGTCACTAAGTTTGATGCAGCGGTACAGCAGCTTAAAGTTGGCAATGGCCTGGAAGAGGGCGTGAATATCGGCCCAGTGATCAGCGAGTCAGCGAAGCAAGGTATTCAAGCGTTAATTGATGGTGCAATCGAGCAAGGTGCGAACCCCGTTACTGAGCTGAAAGAACTTGATGGCTTGTTCATGCAGCCAGTGGTGCTAAAAGACGTGACTCATGACATGAAGATTGTGTCTGAAGAAATCTTCGGCCCTGTTGCTCCCGTGATTCGCTTTGAAACTGATGAACAACTGATCGAAATGGCAAATGACACGATCTACGGCTTAGCATCGTACTTCTACAGCCAAAACATTCACCGTGTTTGGAAAATCGCAGAAGCGCTTGAATACGGCATGGTGGGTATTAACGAAGGCATGATCTCTACTGAAGTGGCTCCTTTCGGTGGTGTTAAACAGTCCGGCATCGGACGTGAAGGAGCAAAACAAGGTATCGATGAATACATGGACGTGAAATATCTCTGCTTTGGCGGCAACTAA